A single window of Danaus plexippus chromosome 31, MEX_DaPlex, whole genome shotgun sequence DNA harbors:
- the LOC116778519 gene encoding transmembrane protein 267, producing MKLINTLLTFAICFTLIFGDYIVFKSKYSNNHMCRAFTDNSVHAAVGLLSSLLFFNHGINVTSQVYISNVFLCTAVSSLIDIDHFILAKSFHFADLASLNRRGIFHCSTFWIIITTLLLLYGRVTHKINIYISAFMVIIAFTSHHIRDANRRGLWLFPFGHTPPINKYIYIPSTCLLPMTLAYIYNTCKPYTYSVSREIV from the exons ATGAAATTGATTAACACTTTATTGACATTCGCGAtatgttttacattaattttcggtgattatatagttttcaaGAGTAAATATTCGAATAATCACATGTGCCGTGCATTTACCGATAACTCCGTCCACGCTGCTGTCGGTTTACTCTCgtctttacttttttttaaccatgGAATTAATGTAACGAGCCAAGTGTATATTAGTaacgtatttttatgtacCGCAGTCTCATCCTTGATAGACattgatcattttattttggcGAAATCATTCCATTTTGCG GACCTGGCGAGTTTAAACCGACGAGGTATATTCCATTGCAGCACATTCTGGATTATCATCACAACACTCCTGCTTTTATATGGTCGAGtaactcacaaaataaatatatacatatcggCATTTATGGTCATAATAGCATTTACAAGTCACCACATTAGAGACGCTAACCGGAGAGGTTTATGGCTGTTCCCGTTCGGACATACCCCtccgataaataaatatatatacataccttCGACTTGTTTGTTGCCGATGACCTTGgcttatatttacaatacatgTAAACCGTATACGTACAGTGTTAGTCGGGAGATTGTTTGA
- the LOC116778312 gene encoding serine protease snake-like isoform X1, which yields MLKIHLFAAVLILSGEIGFCQQEGESCTVEHTNTLGVCTPAASCQSARRDYQSNGITPTFCSRSLQSITVCCSDASSILNTANNRKQPLPHQQTASKDGRRLSELKCEEYSKRVYETVGYIALVPDPETMSISAPKCDYNGVELIVGGEDADTGEFPHMAAIGWINLEGSYSFLCGGSLISSKFILTAAHCTKYSKMREPKPVIVRLGDQNLDTSVNDGASPIEVPIKNIIKHPLYKSPGKYHDIALLELASDVDFDSSIRPACLWYRPDFPGHTKAVATGWGVVDPRTQRASNELQKVSLTLLENDFCNVLLKTKRNRLWMDGFTADQLCAGELRGGKDTCQGDSGSPLQVVSRENKCVFHIVGITSFGHRCAQSGSPAVYTRVSSYLDWIESVVWPGEG from the exons ATGTTGAAAATTCACCTGTTCGCGGCTGTTTTAATACTCTCCGGAGAAATAGGATTCTGTCAACAAG AAGGCGAGTCATGTACAGTGGAACATACTAACACTTTAGGAGTCTGTACGCCGGCCGCCTCCTGTCAGTCAGCGAGGAGAGACTATCA AAGCAATGGGATTACTCCGACGTTCTGTAGCCGGAGCCTCCAGTCGATCACTGTCTGTTGCAGTGACGCTAGTTCCATACTGAATACAGCTAATAA CCGGAAACAACCGCTGCCTCATCAGCAGACAGCATCAAAAGACGGGCGTAGACTGAGTGAATTGA AATGTGAAGAGTACAGCAAACGTGTGTACGAGACGGTGGGTTACATAGCTTTGGTACCGGACCCGGAAACGATGTCTATATCCGCCCCAAAATGTGACTACAACGGTGTGGAGCTGATCGTGGGCGGAGAGGACGCTGATACAGGAGAGTTTCCACACATG GCCGCAATAGGCTGGATTAACTTGGAAGGCTCATACTCCTTCCTCTGCGGCGGCAGTTTGATCAGCTCCAAGTTCATCCTGACAGCAGCGCACTGCACCAAGTACTCCAAGATGAGGGAACCCAAGCCGGTCATCGTGAGGCTTGGAGACCAGAACCTGGACACGTCCGTCAACGACGGCGCCAGCCCCATTGAG gtgccaataaagaatataataaagcatCCGCTATACAAGTCCCCGGGCAAGTATCATGATATAGCGTTACTGGAGCTGGCGTCCGACGTGGACTTCGACTCTTCCATCAGACCAGCCTGCCTCTGGTACAGACCCGACTTCCCTGGACACACTAAAGCAGTGGCCACCGGCTGGGGGGTTGTTGACCCgc GTACACAGCGCGCTTCAAACGAATTACAGAAAGTATCGCTGACGCTACTAGAGAACGATTTTTGTAATGTTCTATTAAAGACGAAGAGGAACAGACTGTGGATGGACGGGTTCACTGCGGACCAGCTGTGTGCTGGAGAACTGAGAGGCGGCAAGGACACCTGTCAG GGCGACTCTGGGTCCCCCCTCCAGGTGGTGTCCCGGGAGAACAAGTGCGTGTTCCATATAGTCGGCATCACGTCCTTCGGTCACAGATGCGCCCAGTCTGGGAGTCCAGCTGTCTACACCAGGGTCTCTTCATACTTGGACTGGATAGAGTCTGTGGTATGGCCGGGGGAGGGATGA
- the LOC116778309 gene encoding serine protease snake-like, with product MEVLSFFILVITQLGHSQKLGELCLKQNTRTLGLCTPAARCESAKQEYALNRIIPTFCERFETTIVVCCSDNTLSIGSVNVQPPTQPLRAPSPEPVPRPTNNELRVSEKKCAEYSNDVVENINVTAGISTSKCDYNKQHLIVGGEDAERGEFPHMAAIGWINLEGTYSFLCGGSLISPNFVMTAAHCSKYAKMRIPRPVIVRLGDQNIKPEKFDGANPIDVKIKSIQNHPLYKSPGKYNDIMLLELETEVKFEAAIRPACLWSKPDFEEYTTAVATGWGITDPRTQRTSDELRKVSLSLFNNSFCKSVLTPKRNRNWPDGFRDTQVCAGELRGGKDTCQGDSGSPLQVVSRQNKCIFYVVAITSFGPGCALKGTPAIYTRVSSYLDWIESVVWPEG from the exons ATGGAGGTGTTGTCGTTTTTTATCCTGGTCATCACACAGCTCGGACATTCGCAGAAAC TTGGTGAGTTGTGCCTCAAGCAGAACACAAGGACCCTCGGACTATGCACGCCAGCAGCCAGATGCGAGTCAGCGAAACAGGAATACGC gCTCAATAGAATAATACCGACATTCTGTGAGAGATTTGAGACCACGATTGTCGTTTGTTGCAGCGATAACACGTTGTCTATTGGATCGGTCAA TGTCCAACCTCCGACTCAACCGCTCAGAGCTCCGTCACCTGAACCCGTTCCAAGACCAACAAACAATGAGCTCCGAGTGAGTGAGAAAA aatgCGCTGAATATAGCAACGATGTGGTCGAAAACATCAACGTAACTGCCGGCATAAGCACGTCGAAGTGTGACTATAATAAACAGCATTTGATAGTGGGGGGCGAAGATGCTGAAAGGGGGGAATTTCCACACATG GCAGCGATCGGTTGGATAAACCTTGAAGGGACATATTCCTTCCTGTGTGGCGGGAGCCTGATCAGCCCCAACTTCGTGATGACGGCGGCGCACTGCTCCAAATACGCCAAGATGAGAATCCCAAGACCCGTCATCGTTAGACTTGGAGATCAGAACATTAAACCGGAGAAATTCGACGGCGCAAATCCCATtgac GTCAAAATCAAAAGTATACAAAATCACCCGCTGTACAAATCCCCGGGCAAATACAACGACATCATGCTGCTGGAATTGGAGACGGAAGTTAAATTCGAGGCGGCCATTAGACCTGCTTGCTTGTGGAGTAAACCTGACTTCGAGGAGTACACGACAGCTGTAGCCACGGGCTGGGGTATTACTGACCCAC GAACACAGCGGACTTCCGACGAGCTCAGGAAAGTATCGCTGTCGTTATTCAACAATTCATTTTGTAAAAGTGTTTTGACACCAAAAAGGAATCGCAACTGGCCGGATGGGTTCAGAGACACGCAGGTGTGCGCTGGGGAGTTACGAGGAGGAAAAGACACATGCCAG GGTGACTCAGGTTCTCCACTCCAAGTCGTCTCCAGACAGAATAAATGCATCTTCTACGTTGTAGCCATCACCTCCTTCGGGCCAGGCTGTGCTCTCAAAGGGACACCGGCTATTTACACAAGGGTGTCCTCATATCTTGATTGGATTGAATCCGTCGTGTGGCCAGAGggatag
- the LOC116778249 gene encoding putative fatty acyl-CoA reductase CG5065 isoform X2 — MTGGTGFVGKVLIERLLFNCNDIDKVYVLIREKKGASSDERLKQMFDVPLFDRLKQEKPQAMNKVVPIGGDLSQHDLAIRPEDLEQLVEKVSVVFHSAATVRFNEKIEETMKVNYGGTKKVIELTKKMRNLDTFLYISTAFSNMHHMIVDEKLYPPPRTEQEVWDFMKSSDRSAGRFRKFLGEYQNPYTMSKCLCENLVSQEKGDAKTVIVRPSIVGPCLSSPLPGWLDTWIANTALFSDISRGMTRVFYGDSSAVCDMIPVDYVSNFIIIAAAKGASNKELNVYNICSSSVNPISWKAAADLYLEESLKHPRFPGQLKPTKALTFRSPFLVDSLTFALQTVPAAVADLYLKIKGEKPRHLHEQKRAVLLRDILRQFSSPALFIRSDRSRRLISGLSEEDQLRYPCDAGAIDWREYLRILYSGVQKYMFKRNI; from the exons ATGACGGGTGGGACCGGGTTTGTAGGAAAG gTCCTTATAGAGAGACTGCTTTTTAATTGCAATGACATAGATAAGGTGTATGTTCTGATAAGGGAGAAGAAAGGAGCGAGCAGTGACGAGCGCCTCAAACAGATGTTTGACGTACCG CTTTTTGATAGACTGAAGCAAGAAAAGCCGCAGGCTATGAATAAAGTCGTGCCAATCGGGGGCGACCTCTCCCAGCACGACCTGGCCATCAGACCTGAGGACCTGGAACAGTTGGTTGAGAAG GTGTCTGTCGTCTTTCACTCCGCCGCCACCGTCAGATTCAATGAAAAAATCGAAGAAACGATGAAAGTGAATTACGGCGGAACGAAAAAAGTCATAGAGCTGACGAAGAAGATGAGGAATCTGGAT ACGTTTCTCTACATCTCCACGGCGTTCTCGAACATGCACCACATGATAGTAGACGAGAAGCTCTACCCGCCGCCGAGGACGGAGCAGGAGGTGTGGGACTTCATGAAGAGCAGCGACAGGAGCGCGGGCCGCTTCAGGAAGTTCCTGG gcGAATATCAAAATCCCTATACGATGTCCAAATGTCTTTGCGAGAACCTCGTCTCACAAGAAAAGGGCGACGCCAAGACGGTGATCGTGCGGCCATCTATCG TCGGTCCTTGTCTGTCATCGCCATTGCCCGGCTGGTTGGACACTTGGATAGCCAACACCGCCTTGTTCAGCGACATCTCGCGGGGGATGACGCGGGTCTTCTACGGGGACAGCTCCGCGGTCTGCGACATGATCCCCGTTGATTACGTCTCCAACTTCATCATCATCGCAGCAGCCAAAGGCGCCAG CAACAAGGAATTGAATGTTTACAACATATGCAGCAGTTCAGTGAACCCCATCAGCTGGAAAGCTGCCGCAGACCTGTACCTCGAGGAGAGTCTGAAGCATCCCAGAT TCCCTGGTCAACTGAAGCCCACTAAGGCTTTGACCTTTAGATCTCCCTTCCTCGTGGACAGTTTGACCTTCGCCCTCCAAACAGTACCAGCTGCTGTCGCGGACTTGTATTTGAAGATAAAGGGGGAAAAACCGAG aCATTTACACGAACAGAAGCGAGCTGTTCTGCTCAGGGACATACTGAGGCAGTTCTCGTCACCGGCGCTGTTCATAAGGTCTGACAGGTCCAGGAGACTGATATCAGGACTGAGCGAGGAGGACCAGCTGCGGTACCCCTGCGACGCTGGCGCC
- the LOC116778249 gene encoding putative fatty acyl-CoA reductase CG5065 isoform X1, translating to MLKTLNRCAVVKKYTRTISSKIQGYDEVNKTNTQNVADFYAGKSIFMTGGTGFVGKVLIERLLFNCNDIDKVYVLIREKKGASSDERLKQMFDVPLFDRLKQEKPQAMNKVVPIGGDLSQHDLAIRPEDLEQLVEKVSVVFHSAATVRFNEKIEETMKVNYGGTKKVIELTKKMRNLDTFLYISTAFSNMHHMIVDEKLYPPPRTEQEVWDFMKSSDRSAGRFRKFLGEYQNPYTMSKCLCENLVSQEKGDAKTVIVRPSIVGPCLSSPLPGWLDTWIANTALFSDISRGMTRVFYGDSSAVCDMIPVDYVSNFIIIAAAKGASNKELNVYNICSSSVNPISWKAAADLYLEESLKHPRFPGQLKPTKALTFRSPFLVDSLTFALQTVPAAVADLYLKIKGEKPRHLHEQKRAVLLRDILRQFSSPALFIRSDRSRRLISGLSEEDQLRYPCDAGAIDWREYLRILYSGVQKYMFKRNI from the exons ATGTTGAAAACTTTGAACCGCTGTGCTGTAGTGAAAAAATACACTCGCACTATAAGTTCGAAGATACAGGG atatgATGAagtcaataaaacaaacacacaaaatGTGGCCGacttttacgcgggaaagtCGATTTTCATGACGGGTGGGACCGGGTTTGTAGGAAAG gTCCTTATAGAGAGACTGCTTTTTAATTGCAATGACATAGATAAGGTGTATGTTCTGATAAGGGAGAAGAAAGGAGCGAGCAGTGACGAGCGCCTCAAACAGATGTTTGACGTACCG CTTTTTGATAGACTGAAGCAAGAAAAGCCGCAGGCTATGAATAAAGTCGTGCCAATCGGGGGCGACCTCTCCCAGCACGACCTGGCCATCAGACCTGAGGACCTGGAACAGTTGGTTGAGAAG GTGTCTGTCGTCTTTCACTCCGCCGCCACCGTCAGATTCAATGAAAAAATCGAAGAAACGATGAAAGTGAATTACGGCGGAACGAAAAAAGTCATAGAGCTGACGAAGAAGATGAGGAATCTGGAT ACGTTTCTCTACATCTCCACGGCGTTCTCGAACATGCACCACATGATAGTAGACGAGAAGCTCTACCCGCCGCCGAGGACGGAGCAGGAGGTGTGGGACTTCATGAAGAGCAGCGACAGGAGCGCGGGCCGCTTCAGGAAGTTCCTGG gcGAATATCAAAATCCCTATACGATGTCCAAATGTCTTTGCGAGAACCTCGTCTCACAAGAAAAGGGCGACGCCAAGACGGTGATCGTGCGGCCATCTATCG TCGGTCCTTGTCTGTCATCGCCATTGCCCGGCTGGTTGGACACTTGGATAGCCAACACCGCCTTGTTCAGCGACATCTCGCGGGGGATGACGCGGGTCTTCTACGGGGACAGCTCCGCGGTCTGCGACATGATCCCCGTTGATTACGTCTCCAACTTCATCATCATCGCAGCAGCCAAAGGCGCCAG CAACAAGGAATTGAATGTTTACAACATATGCAGCAGTTCAGTGAACCCCATCAGCTGGAAAGCTGCCGCAGACCTGTACCTCGAGGAGAGTCTGAAGCATCCCAGAT TCCCTGGTCAACTGAAGCCCACTAAGGCTTTGACCTTTAGATCTCCCTTCCTCGTGGACAGTTTGACCTTCGCCCTCCAAACAGTACCAGCTGCTGTCGCGGACTTGTATTTGAAGATAAAGGGGGAAAAACCGAG aCATTTACACGAACAGAAGCGAGCTGTTCTGCTCAGGGACATACTGAGGCAGTTCTCGTCACCGGCGCTGTTCATAAGGTCTGACAGGTCCAGGAGACTGATATCAGGACTGAGCGAGGAGGACCAGCTGCGGTACCCCTGCGACGCTGGCGCC
- the LOC116778312 gene encoding serine protease snake-like isoform X2: MLKIHLFAAVLILSGEIGFCQQEGESCTVEHTNTLGVCTPAASCQSARRDYHNGITPTFCSRSLQSITVCCSDASSILNTANNRKQPLPHQQTASKDGRRLSELKCEEYSKRVYETVGYIALVPDPETMSISAPKCDYNGVELIVGGEDADTGEFPHMAAIGWINLEGSYSFLCGGSLISSKFILTAAHCTKYSKMREPKPVIVRLGDQNLDTSVNDGASPIEVPIKNIIKHPLYKSPGKYHDIALLELASDVDFDSSIRPACLWYRPDFPGHTKAVATGWGVVDPRTQRASNELQKVSLTLLENDFCNVLLKTKRNRLWMDGFTADQLCAGELRGGKDTCQGDSGSPLQVVSRENKCVFHIVGITSFGHRCAQSGSPAVYTRVSSYLDWIESVVWPGEG; encoded by the exons ATGTTGAAAATTCACCTGTTCGCGGCTGTTTTAATACTCTCCGGAGAAATAGGATTCTGTCAACAAG AAGGCGAGTCATGTACAGTGGAACATACTAACACTTTAGGAGTCTGTACGCCGGCCGCCTCCTGTCAGTCAGCGAGGAGAGACTATCA CAATGGGATTACTCCGACGTTCTGTAGCCGGAGCCTCCAGTCGATCACTGTCTGTTGCAGTGACGCTAGTTCCATACTGAATACAGCTAATAA CCGGAAACAACCGCTGCCTCATCAGCAGACAGCATCAAAAGACGGGCGTAGACTGAGTGAATTGA AATGTGAAGAGTACAGCAAACGTGTGTACGAGACGGTGGGTTACATAGCTTTGGTACCGGACCCGGAAACGATGTCTATATCCGCCCCAAAATGTGACTACAACGGTGTGGAGCTGATCGTGGGCGGAGAGGACGCTGATACAGGAGAGTTTCCACACATG GCCGCAATAGGCTGGATTAACTTGGAAGGCTCATACTCCTTCCTCTGCGGCGGCAGTTTGATCAGCTCCAAGTTCATCCTGACAGCAGCGCACTGCACCAAGTACTCCAAGATGAGGGAACCCAAGCCGGTCATCGTGAGGCTTGGAGACCAGAACCTGGACACGTCCGTCAACGACGGCGCCAGCCCCATTGAG gtgccaataaagaatataataaagcatCCGCTATACAAGTCCCCGGGCAAGTATCATGATATAGCGTTACTGGAGCTGGCGTCCGACGTGGACTTCGACTCTTCCATCAGACCAGCCTGCCTCTGGTACAGACCCGACTTCCCTGGACACACTAAAGCAGTGGCCACCGGCTGGGGGGTTGTTGACCCgc GTACACAGCGCGCTTCAAACGAATTACAGAAAGTATCGCTGACGCTACTAGAGAACGATTTTTGTAATGTTCTATTAAAGACGAAGAGGAACAGACTGTGGATGGACGGGTTCACTGCGGACCAGCTGTGTGCTGGAGAACTGAGAGGCGGCAAGGACACCTGTCAG GGCGACTCTGGGTCCCCCCTCCAGGTGGTGTCCCGGGAGAACAAGTGCGTGTTCCATATAGTCGGCATCACGTCCTTCGGTCACAGATGCGCCCAGTCTGGGAGTCCAGCTGTCTACACCAGGGTCTCTTCATACTTGGACTGGATAGAGTCTGTGGTATGGCCGGGGGAGGGATGA